The uncultured Desulfuromonas sp. genome has a segment encoding these proteins:
- the mqnB gene encoding futalosine hydrolase — MIVLLTAVDQENTLLRQRLIAPHQHSCAHLNLTSGQLGHLDLTIATSGIGKTNTAAATALLIQHVHPSLVVMIGCGGAFPDCGLQLGDLAIASEEIYADEGVMTSDGFLDMADLKLALANTVTSRYYNRFPVDQHLAQQACRLLDAATESPRCVWGPFSTVSTCSGTNELSSQRRRHTLAIIENMEGAAAAHQCLLNQTRFLELRSVSNPVEQRDLSRWDLPLAMTNAQKAFLSLVDQGLFNGMSS; from the coding sequence ATGATTGTTCTGCTTACCGCTGTTGATCAGGAAAACACCCTGCTGCGCCAGCGCCTCATCGCGCCACACCAACACAGCTGTGCCCATCTGAATCTTACCAGCGGTCAACTTGGACATCTTGACCTGACGATCGCCACCAGCGGCATTGGTAAAACCAACACTGCGGCGGCAACCGCACTGCTGATCCAGCACGTGCACCCCTCGCTGGTCGTCATGATCGGCTGTGGCGGTGCCTTTCCCGACTGCGGCCTGCAACTGGGCGATTTGGCCATTGCCAGTGAAGAGATCTACGCGGACGAAGGGGTCATGACGTCTGATGGTTTTCTCGACATGGCGGATCTCAAGCTGGCGTTGGCAAACACAGTGACCAGCCGTTATTACAACCGCTTCCCCGTTGACCAGCACCTGGCCCAACAGGCCTGTCGGCTGCTTGACGCCGCCACTGAATCGCCACGCTGTGTGTGGGGCCCGTTCAGCACGGTGTCAACCTGCAGTGGAACCAACGAACTCAGCAGCCAACGTCGCCGGCACACCCTGGCCATCATTGAAAATATGGAAGGGGCCGCCGCCGCCCATCAATGCCTGCTGAACCAGACGCGCTTTCTTGAACTGCGCAGCGTTTCCAACCCAGTTGAACAACGCGACCTGTCTCGCTGGGACCTGCCACTGGCGATGACCAATGCGCAAAAGGCGTTTTTATCCCTGGTTGACCAGGGCCTCTTTAATGGAATGTCCTCATGA
- a CDS encoding cob(I)yrinic acid a,c-diamide adenosyltransferase translates to MANRLKKGLVQIYTGNGKGKTTAALGLAFRAAGRGFRVHIMHFMKFDPDYGEIASSKKMGPNWSVEQVGRRGFVSLTDPAPEDIQLAQQAFSKASELAGSGDYDLLILDELVNALGFRLIRLEQVLDLIASRAPTTELVLTGRNAPQALIEVADLVTEMKDIKHYYDAGQSARIGIES, encoded by the coding sequence ATGGCCAACCGACTGAAAAAAGGGCTGGTTCAGATCTACACCGGCAACGGAAAAGGCAAAACAACCGCCGCGTTGGGATTGGCGTTTCGTGCGGCGGGTCGCGGTTTTCGCGTGCATATCATGCACTTTATGAAATTTGACCCCGACTATGGCGAAATAGCCAGCAGCAAAAAGATGGGGCCAAACTGGAGCGTCGAGCAGGTTGGACGCCGTGGTTTTGTTTCTCTCACTGATCCGGCCCCGGAAGATATCCAACTGGCGCAGCAGGCCTTTTCAAAGGCGTCCGAGCTGGCCGGTAGCGGTGATTACGATCTGCTGATTCTTGACGAGCTGGTTAACGCTCTGGGCTTTCGCCTGATCCGTCTGGAACAGGTTCTGGACTTAATCGCATCTCGTGCGCCGACAACCGAGTTGGTTCTTACCGGACGCAATGCCCCTCAGGCCTTAATTGAGGTAGCAGACCTGGTCACTGAAATGAAAGACATCAAACATTATTACGACGCCGGGCAATCAGCCCGCATCGGCATCGAATCCTGA
- a CDS encoding NAD(P)/FAD-dependent oxidoreductase, with protein sequence MKKDILEKGAILQRDKDTFAVAPHIPGGITSPDQLRKIADVAEKYNAQALKLTSAQRIAIVGLNEGELDAIWQDLDEPAGAAIGMCVRSIKICPGTTFCKRGQQDSVAVGLEMDKLYHGMTMPWKFKMGVSGCANDCSEVCIKDVGLIGTPKGWKVMVGGNGGAASRLSAPLAEGLDTEQAKALVDHIVKWFVQNDQKGRLGKFIEKMGFDAFKEEILGSFEGNLGA encoded by the coding sequence ATGAAAAAAGATATTTTGGAAAAAGGCGCAATTCTGCAACGTGACAAAGATACCTTTGCCGTTGCCCCCCATATTCCCGGCGGCATCACCAGCCCGGACCAACTGCGCAAAATCGCCGATGTCGCGGAGAAATACAATGCTCAGGCGCTGAAACTGACCAGTGCCCAGCGTATTGCCATCGTCGGTCTCAACGAAGGTGAACTCGATGCCATCTGGCAGGATCTTGACGAGCCGGCCGGTGCTGCCATCGGCATGTGTGTTCGCTCCATTAAAATCTGCCCCGGCACCACCTTCTGCAAGCGTGGTCAACAGGACTCCGTTGCTGTGGGACTGGAGATGGATAAGCTTTATCACGGCATGACCATGCCGTGGAAATTCAAGATGGGCGTTTCCGGCTGTGCCAACGACTGTTCCGAAGTGTGCATCAAAGACGTCGGTCTCATTGGCACCCCGAAAGGCTGGAAAGTGATGGTCGGTGGTAACGGCGGTGCCGCGTCACGGTTGTCTGCCCCCCTGGCTGAAGGTCTGGACACGGAACAGGCCAAAGCGCTGGTGGACCATATCGTCAAGTGGTTTGTTCAAAACGACCAGAAAGGTCGCCTCGGTAAGTTCATTGAAAAAATGGGCTTTGATGCCTTTAAAGAGGAAATTCTCGGTAGCTTTGAGGGCAACCTCGGCGCCTGA
- a CDS encoding carboxyl transferase domain-containing protein, translating to MSNKVCKPTLKNPLAPQENVEFTIPGEIAGQKGGYEEVMQEGHDLIQRPIKSVAVSQIEKQHFKKRMTVWERIKVLTEDEPNILFQNWGKNLDGASLVTGILNIGGRDVAVYGHDFTVRAGSIDATNGSKLAKLFNMAGEKGIPVIGMNDSAGAFVPAGVGGLDGYAEAFTALRNISGVVPSIMCMFGFNAGGGSYLPRQGSFVIQPEDTFFGLTGPGVVKSVLGEDVTPDDLGGPKVHRATGVADLTVSDETAALRLAKMLLSYIPDNNSVMAPFLQTSDPLDRKTWEINTLLKKAFNSPTGFNTPVDVSIIIQQICDHGDYFELQPKRAREVVTAFGRLGGNVVGFCANNSAVASGQIDCDSALKIARFVRFCNIYNIPIIFIEDTTGFLPGREQETRGIVQAGRSMLDSIVDVRTPRILLILRNAYGGAYASYNNYPTGADLVLALPTTRLAVMGPAGKEFVYKDELRKIRGAVKGMIAQGTSDRIAAGMDGDDAKKDAEREVAEWLKVEEAKLNTRYEKELMNPKEGLSLGSISSIVMPTDLREVLAKNMNFFLRHYKPGPMQAVQREFH from the coding sequence ATGTCAAACAAGGTGTGCAAGCCAACGCTGAAGAATCCTCTCGCTCCGCAAGAGAACGTTGAATTCACCATTCCCGGCGAAATCGCCGGACAGAAGGGTGGTTATGAAGAGGTCATGCAGGAAGGCCATGATCTGATTCAACGTCCGATCAAGTCGGTTGCGGTCAGTCAGATTGAAAAGCAACATTTCAAAAAGCGCATGACCGTTTGGGAACGGATTAAAGTTCTGACGGAAGATGAGCCGAATATTCTGTTTCAAAACTGGGGTAAAAACCTTGATGGTGCTTCTCTGGTCACCGGTATTCTTAATATCGGCGGCCGCGATGTTGCCGTTTATGGTCATGACTTTACCGTTCGCGCCGGTTCCATCGATGCGACCAACGGCAGCAAGTTGGCCAAGTTGTTCAACATGGCTGGTGAAAAGGGGATTCCCGTTATTGGCATGAATGACTCCGCCGGTGCGTTTGTTCCTGCGGGTGTTGGTGGTCTGGATGGTTATGCCGAAGCGTTTACCGCCTTGCGTAATATCAGCGGCGTGGTTCCGAGTATCATGTGTATGTTTGGTTTTAACGCCGGTGGCGGCAGCTACTTGCCGCGCCAGGGCAGCTTCGTCATCCAGCCCGAAGATACCTTCTTCGGTCTCACCGGTCCCGGTGTCGTTAAGTCGGTCCTTGGTGAGGATGTCACGCCGGATGATCTGGGTGGTCCCAAGGTCCATCGTGCCACCGGGGTTGCTGATTTGACCGTCAGCGATGAAACAGCAGCGCTGCGTCTCGCCAAGATGCTGCTCAGCTACATTCCGGACAACAACAGTGTCATGGCGCCGTTCCTGCAGACCAGTGATCCCCTTGATCGCAAGACCTGGGAAATCAATACCCTGCTGAAAAAAGCCTTTAACTCACCCACCGGCTTCAATACACCGGTTGACGTTTCCATTATTATTCAACAGATCTGTGACCACGGCGATTACTTTGAGCTGCAACCGAAGCGTGCCCGTGAAGTGGTGACCGCTTTTGGCCGCCTCGGCGGTAATGTGGTCGGCTTCTGTGCCAACAACAGTGCCGTGGCTTCCGGTCAGATTGACTGTGACTCTGCCTTGAAAATCGCCCGTTTTGTCCGCTTCTGTAACATCTACAATATTCCCATCATCTTCATCGAGGACACCACCGGCTTCCTGCCCGGTCGTGAGCAGGAAACACGCGGGATTGTCCAGGCGGGCCGTTCCATGCTTGATTCTATCGTAGATGTGCGGACGCCGCGGATTCTGCTGATTCTGCGCAACGCCTACGGCGGAGCGTATGCGTCGTACAACAACTATCCCACCGGGGCCGATCTGGTTCTGGCACTGCCGACCACCCGTCTGGCGGTTATGGGCCCTGCCGGTAAGGAGTTCGTGTACAAAGATGAACTGCGCAAAATCCGTGGAGCGGTCAAAGGGATGATTGCTCAAGGGACGAGTGATCGTATCGCTGCCGGTATGGATGGTGACGATGCCAAGAAAGATGCCGAGCGCGAAGTGGCCGAATGGCTGAAAGTTGAGGAAGCGAAACTCAATACGCGCTATGAAAAAGAGTTGATGAACCCGAAAGAGGGTCTGTCACTGGGCTCCATCTCGTCGATTGTTATGCCGACGGATCTGCGCGAAGTTCTGGCCAAGAACATGAACTTCTTCCTGCGCCATTACAAGCCCGGTCCTATGCAGGCCGTTCAGCGTGAGTTCCATTAA
- a CDS encoding 1,4-dihydroxy-6-naphthoate synthase — translation MTDLTLGYSPCPNDTFIFNALIHGLVPCPGVTFHERLEDVETLNRLALKSELDLTKISYHAFGHLRRDYVLLHSGGALGRGCGPLVVATQPMDMNELHDQPILIPGELTSANLLLQLYDQKFNDIRVLPFDQIMPALERNEATAGVIIHESRFTYQDHGLHKLLDLGAWWEQLSGLPIPLGGILAKRTLPVPLIEQIDQALAESVRYAQAHPEKAAEYIRQHAQELSDSVTHEHIQLYVNEFSVNLGDEGIAAVQELLARAEKCRLIPVIDLPIFATS, via the coding sequence ATGACTGATTTGACCTTGGGCTACTCGCCCTGCCCCAACGATACGTTTATTTTTAACGCCCTGATTCACGGTCTGGTGCCTTGTCCCGGCGTCACTTTTCACGAACGCCTTGAAGACGTTGAAACCCTCAATCGTCTGGCCCTGAAATCAGAGCTGGATCTGACCAAGATCTCTTATCATGCCTTTGGCCATCTGCGTCGCGACTATGTCCTGCTTCACTCGGGTGGTGCCTTGGGTCGCGGCTGCGGGCCACTGGTTGTTGCCACCCAGCCTATGGACATGAACGAGTTGCATGACCAGCCCATCCTGATTCCCGGCGAACTGACCAGCGCCAATCTGCTGTTGCAACTTTACGACCAGAAGTTCAATGACATTCGCGTGTTGCCGTTTGATCAGATCATGCCGGCGCTGGAGCGTAACGAAGCTACCGCCGGGGTGATCATTCACGAGTCCCGCTTCACCTATCAGGATCACGGCCTGCACAAATTGTTGGACCTTGGTGCCTGGTGGGAACAGCTGAGCGGACTGCCGATTCCGCTGGGCGGGATTCTTGCCAAACGCACATTGCCGGTGCCCCTGATCGAGCAAATTGATCAGGCGCTGGCCGAAAGCGTACGTTACGCTCAGGCCCACCCTGAAAAAGCGGCGGAGTATATCCGCCAGCACGCTCAGGAACTTTCCGATTCCGTCACCCATGAGCATATCCAGCTGTACGTCAATGAATTCTCCGTCAATCTGGGCGACGAGGGAATTGCCGCCGTACAGGAGCTACTGGCACGGGCTGAAAAATGCCGGTTGATTCCGGTCATTGACCTTCCCATTTTTGCCACCTCCTGA
- the scpA gene encoding methylmalonyl-CoA mutase → MSNKPTMADWEAKAKKEKKTDDLSGFKWDTPEGITVKPLYTANDLDGMEHLDTLPGLPPFLRGPVATMYAGRPWTVRQYAGFSTAEESNAFYKRNLAAGQQGLSVAFDLATHRGYDSDHPRVVGDVGKAGVAIDSVEDMKILFDEIPLDKVSVSMTMNGAVLPIMANYIVAAEEQGVSQDKLAGTIQNDILKEFMVRNTYIYPPEPSMRIISDIIEYTSSYMPKFNSISISGYHIQEAGANNALELAFTLADGLEYVKAALAKGLDIDAFAPRLSFFFAIGMNFFMEASKLRAARYLWAELMDQFNPQNPKSKALRTHCQTSGWSLTEQDPYNNVIRTTIEAMAAVLGGTQSLHTNALDEAIALPTDHSARIARNTQLVIQEETGICNVVDPLAGSYYVESMTAELIKEARTILKEIDELGGMTKAIESGMPKLRIEESAAKKQASIDSGRDVIVGVNKYKLAEEDPIEVLDIDNTAVRESQIARLNKMRAERDETACQAALDSITKASENNDDNLLGLCVNAARLRASVGEISDAMEKVFGRHKAEIKLVSGAYASVCDQDEEFAEVKKMVADFAEQEGRRPRILVAKMGQDGHDRGAKVVASAYADAGFDVDVGPLFQTPEEAAKMAVENDVHVVGVSSLAAGHKTLVPQLAAELKKLGADDIVIVCGGVIPRQDYDELYASGAACIFGPGTTITKSARETLAAIIEKR, encoded by the coding sequence ATGTCGAACAAACCCACCATGGCCGACTGGGAAGCCAAGGCCAAAAAAGAGAAGAAGACCGACGATTTGTCGGGCTTTAAATGGGACACTCCCGAGGGGATCACGGTCAAGCCGCTCTACACGGCCAACGACCTCGACGGAATGGAACACCTCGACACCCTGCCCGGGCTGCCGCCGTTTTTGCGTGGTCCGGTGGCCACCATGTATGCCGGACGTCCCTGGACGGTGCGCCAGTATGCCGGGTTTTCCACCGCCGAGGAATCCAACGCGTTCTACAAACGCAACCTGGCGGCCGGCCAGCAGGGCCTGTCGGTCGCCTTTGACCTGGCCACCCACCGCGGTTACGACTCGGATCATCCCCGCGTGGTCGGTGATGTCGGCAAGGCGGGTGTCGCCATCGACTCTGTTGAGGACATGAAAATCCTCTTCGACGAGATCCCCCTCGACAAGGTCTCCGTGTCCATGACCATGAACGGTGCGGTGCTGCCGATCATGGCCAACTATATTGTTGCCGCCGAGGAACAGGGCGTCAGCCAGGATAAACTGGCCGGCACCATCCAGAACGATATTCTTAAAGAATTCATGGTGCGCAACACCTATATTTATCCGCCGGAACCGTCGATGCGGATTATCTCCGACATCATTGAGTACACCAGCAGTTACATGCCGAAGTTCAACTCCATCTCCATTTCCGGCTACCACATTCAGGAAGCCGGTGCCAACAATGCTTTGGAGTTGGCCTTCACCCTGGCCGACGGTCTGGAGTACGTTAAAGCCGCACTGGCTAAAGGACTCGACATCGATGCGTTTGCGCCGCGGCTGTCGTTCTTCTTCGCCATCGGCATGAACTTCTTCATGGAAGCCTCCAAGCTGCGTGCCGCCCGTTACCTGTGGGCGGAGCTGATGGATCAGTTCAATCCGCAGAACCCCAAGTCTAAGGCCCTGCGCACCCACTGCCAGACCTCGGGTTGGAGTTTGACCGAGCAGGATCCGTACAACAACGTCATCCGCACCACCATTGAAGCGATGGCGGCCGTTCTCGGCGGCACCCAGTCGCTGCACACCAATGCATTGGATGAAGCGATCGCTCTGCCCACGGATCATTCGGCACGCATCGCCCGCAACACCCAACTGGTGATTCAGGAAGAAACCGGCATCTGCAATGTCGTGGACCCGCTGGCCGGTTCTTATTATGTCGAATCGATGACCGCCGAGCTGATTAAGGAAGCGCGCACCATTCTTAAAGAGATCGACGAACTGGGCGGCATGACCAAAGCCATCGAATCGGGCATGCCCAAGCTGCGCATTGAAGAATCCGCAGCCAAAAAACAGGCATCGATTGACAGCGGTCGCGATGTCATCGTTGGTGTCAATAAATACAAATTGGCTGAAGAAGACCCCATTGAGGTGCTCGACATCGACAACACGGCGGTGCGCGAATCACAGATCGCTCGTCTCAACAAAATGCGCGCGGAGCGTGATGAGACCGCCTGCCAGGCAGCCCTTGACTCCATCACCAAAGCCAGCGAAAATAACGACGACAATCTCCTCGGCCTGTGTGTCAATGCCGCGCGTCTGCGTGCGTCGGTCGGCGAGATTTCCGACGCCATGGAAAAGGTCTTTGGCCGTCACAAAGCCGAAATCAAGCTGGTATCAGGAGCCTACGCATCCGTGTGTGATCAAGACGAAGAATTTGCCGAAGTCAAGAAAATGGTCGCGGACTTTGCCGAGCAGGAAGGACGTCGCCCGCGCATCCTCGTTGCCAAAATGGGTCAGGACGGTCACGACCGCGGTGCCAAAGTGGTAGCCAGTGCCTACGCCGATGCCGGCTTTGACGTCGATGTCGGCCCGCTGTTCCAGACCCCGGAAGAAGCGGCTAAAATGGCGGTGGAAAATGACGTGCATGTTGTCGGCGTGTCCAGTCTGGCCGCCGGTCATAAAACCCTGGTGCCGCAACTGGCCGCTGAGCTGAAAAAGCTCGGTGCCGACGACATCGTCATTGTCTGCGGCGGCGTTATTCCGCGTCAGGATTATGATGAACTGTACGCCTCCGGTGCCGCCTGTATCTTTGGCCCCGGCACGACAATCACGAAATCGGCCCGCGAAACACTGGCCGCCATCATCGAAAAACGTTAA
- the meaB gene encoding methylmalonyl Co-A mutase-associated GTPase MeaB: MTLEQLANGIRQGQLRSLAKGITLIESRKPEHIEQGAELLENLLPDTDNSLRIGISGVPGAGKSTFIEAFGLYLTGQGHKVAVLAVDPSSQLSGGSILGDKTRMEDLARDANAFIRPSPSGDSLGGVARKTRETMLLCEAAGYDVIIVETVGVGQSETTVASMVDFFLLLQLSGAGDELQGIKKGVMEIADAIVINKADGDNIARANLAKQQYINALHILRPRSSHWSVPVHTCSALHHKGIDTIWEMLTSYRDTMQECGEFDDKRRQQARDWMWALLLDDLKDLFIHDRRVQPLLEQVEQSVLNGQTTPGAASRRLLERFRRH; this comes from the coding sequence ATGACTCTCGAACAACTGGCCAACGGCATCCGTCAGGGACAACTGCGCTCTCTGGCCAAAGGGATCACCCTGATCGAAAGCCGCAAGCCCGAACACATTGAGCAAGGTGCCGAACTGCTGGAGAACCTGCTACCCGACACCGACAACAGTCTGCGCATTGGCATTTCCGGCGTTCCCGGTGCCGGCAAGAGCACCTTTATCGAAGCCTTCGGTCTCTATTTGACCGGCCAGGGGCACAAGGTCGCCGTGCTTGCGGTCGATCCCAGCTCGCAACTGTCCGGCGGCAGTATCCTCGGCGACAAAACACGCATGGAGGATCTGGCCCGTGACGCTAACGCGTTTATCCGCCCGTCGCCATCCGGCGACTCCCTCGGTGGTGTTGCCCGTAAAACCCGCGAAACCATGCTGCTGTGTGAAGCGGCCGGTTATGATGTGATTATTGTCGAGACCGTCGGCGTCGGCCAGTCGGAAACCACCGTCGCTTCCATGGTTGACTTCTTTCTGTTACTGCAGCTATCCGGAGCCGGTGATGAGCTACAGGGCATCAAAAAAGGTGTGATGGAGATCGCTGATGCCATCGTCATCAACAAAGCGGACGGCGATAACATCGCGCGTGCCAACCTGGCCAAGCAGCAATACATCAACGCCCTGCACATCCTGCGCCCCCGCAGCAGCCACTGGTCCGTGCCGGTGCATACCTGCAGCGCCTTGCACCACAAGGGGATCGACACCATCTGGGAGATGCTCACCAGCTATCGCGACACCATGCAAGAGTGCGGTGAATTTGACGACAAGCGCCGCCAACAGGCGCGCGACTGGATGTGGGCCTTGCTGCTTGACGACCTCAAGGATCTGTTCATTCACGACCGCCGCGTGCAACCCCTACTGGAGCAGGTCGAACAATCTGTGCTCAATGGCCAGACAACACCGGGCGCAGCGTCCAGGCGCTTATTGGAACGTTTTCGCCGTCATTAA
- a CDS encoding XRE family transcriptional regulator: MEYNIGAKIKELRKARKLTLQAVATETGFSPALISQIENNNVSPPIATLSKLARFFDVKISHFFEEEEEVRRYEVVRTADRRVVSRVISKAGKGHGYTYEALSVHKLNKKMEPFVVTVSERSDDETMYNHDGEEFLLILNGTAEVLLDDERIKLEAGDAVYFDSSMRHRLLSYDGKEVQVLAIVTR, encoded by the coding sequence TTGGAATACAATATCGGGGCAAAAATTAAGGAGCTGCGTAAGGCACGTAAATTGACCCTGCAGGCGGTGGCAACGGAAACCGGTTTTTCTCCGGCGCTGATTTCCCAAATTGAGAACAATAATGTTTCACCGCCCATTGCCACGTTGTCAAAGCTGGCTCGCTTTTTTGATGTCAAGATCAGCCACTTCTTTGAAGAGGAAGAAGAGGTCCGTCGTTACGAAGTCGTTCGTACTGCGGATCGCCGTGTTGTCAGTCGGGTTATCTCCAAGGCAGGTAAGGGGCATGGCTATACCTATGAAGCCTTGTCCGTGCATAAACTCAATAAAAAGATGGAACCCTTCGTCGTTACCGTATCGGAACGCAGTGACGATGAGACCATGTATAACCATGATGGCGAAGAGTTTCTGCTTATCTTAAATGGCACGGCAGAGGTGTTGCTTGATGATGAACGGATCAAGCTTGAGGCGGGAGATGCGGTGTATTTTGACTCCTCCATGCGTCATCGCCTGCTGTCTTACGATGGCAAGGAAGTCCAGGTCCTGGCCATTGTCACTCGATGA